One region of Dehalococcoidia bacterium genomic DNA includes:
- the argH gene encoding argininosuccinate lyase — protein MGVKKEARLRGRFKEDINEAVQHYLASILYDWRLYRHDIEGSLAHAEMLARQKIIAKSDYTKIRDGLHSILKEIESGRFQFKLELEDIHMNIESRLFELIGDTAGKLHTARSRNDQVALDMRLYARESARKVIGALQRFNSQLVDIAERNIKVIMPGYTHLQQAQPVLFSHYVMAYFQMFSRDIQRFESCLSRINIMPLGSGALAGLPYPVDREFVAGKLGFDDVSANSIDAVSDRDFIIEFESAAAIAMMHLSRMAEEIIIWSTAEFGFIEVGDSYATSSSIMPQKKNPDAAELARGKTGRVYGHLVSMLTVMKGLPLAYNRDLQEDKESFFDTVDTLISSLDVLAGLVSSIKINSARMKYSMQSYILATDMADYLVNKGLSFREAHDVVSRVVSYAVDNNRDLNELDIREYRGFSKLFEKDVLAISLHKSVEARSSQGGTATAEVKKSIERARDVVRGYEKE, from the coding sequence ATGGGAGTTAAAAAAGAGGCAAGGTTACGGGGCAGGTTTAAAGAGGATATTAATGAAGCTGTCCAGCATTATCTGGCTTCGATTCTTTATGACTGGCGGCTGTACAGGCATGATATCGAAGGCAGCTTGGCGCACGCCGAAATGCTGGCGCGGCAGAAGATCATAGCCAAAAGCGATTACACAAAGATACGGGACGGGCTGCATTCCATCCTGAAGGAGATAGAAAGCGGACGTTTCCAATTCAAACTCGAGCTGGAAGATATCCACATGAACATCGAGAGCCGGCTCTTCGAACTGATCGGCGATACCGCAGGAAAGCTGCATACGGCCAGATCGCGCAACGACCAGGTGGCTCTCGATATGCGGCTTTATGCCCGGGAGTCAGCCAGGAAAGTGATCGGGGCCCTGCAAAGGTTTAATTCGCAGCTTGTGGATATCGCCGAGAGAAACATCAAGGTGATCATGCCGGGATATACCCACCTGCAGCAGGCCCAGCCGGTGCTTTTCTCTCATTACGTCATGGCTTATTTCCAGATGTTCAGCCGTGATATACAGAGATTTGAAAGCTGCCTCAGCCGCATCAATATTATGCCGCTGGGCAGCGGCGCGCTGGCCGGTCTTCCCTACCCTGTGGACAGGGAGTTCGTTGCGGGCAAGCTGGGATTCGATGATGTCAGCGCCAACAGCATCGACGCAGTCTCCGACCGCGATTTCATTATAGAGTTCGAGTCTGCCGCCGCCATTGCCATGATGCACCTCTCGAGGATGGCTGAGGAGATCATTATCTGGTCCACGGCCGAGTTCGGATTCATTGAAGTCGGCGACTCCTATGCAACCAGCAGCAGCATCATGCCGCAGAAGAAAAATCCGGATGCGGCTGAGCTTGCCAGAGGGAAAACCGGCCGCGTATACGGACATCTGGTATCAATGCTGACCGTAATGAAGGGCCTGCCGCTGGCCTACAACCGTGACCTGCAGGAGGATAAAGAGAGTTTTTTCGATACGGTGGACACGCTCATCTCAAGTTTGGATGTTCTGGCAGGTCTGGTTTCTTCCATCAAGATCAACTCTGCCAGGATGAAGTATTCCATGCAGAGCTATATCCTGGCCACCGACATGGCGGATTACCTGGTAAACAAGGGCCTGTCGTTCCGCGAGGCGCACGACGTCGTAAGCAGGGTGGTCTCATATGCCGTTGATAATAACAGGGATTTGAACGAACTGGATATCAGGGAATACAGGGGATTCTCGAAGCTTTTCGAGAAGGATGTGCTGGCCATCTCCCTGCATAAATCCGTCGAAGCGAGGTCCTCACAGGGCGGCACGGCCACCGCCGAGGTGAAAAAGAGCATAGAAAGAGCCAGAGACGTCGTCAGGGGATATGAAAAAGAATAA
- the rpe gene encoding ribulose-phosphate 3-epimerase, translated as MKKNKVKIALSILSADFGRLGEQVREAAAAGVDYIHVDVMDGHFVPNISIGLPVVESLRRITDVPLDVHLMIDKPELFIEKFAGAGADILTVHVEACPHLDGTLNSIKKLGIKAGISLNPATPLSSLDEVLPLADLLLLMTVNPGFGGQKFIAGMADKIVRLRQILYNRKSSAELEVDGGITTKTAPVAVSAGADVLVAGSAILNSSLGIGAAIKELRNSVC; from the coding sequence ATGAAAAAGAATAAAGTTAAAATAGCCCTTTCCATCCTTTCTGCGGATTTCGGCCGTCTGGGAGAGCAGGTACGCGAGGCAGCCGCCGCAGGCGTGGATTACATACACGTGGACGTCATGGACGGCCATTTCGTACCCAATATATCCATCGGCCTGCCGGTGGTTGAATCGCTGCGCAGAATCACGGATGTTCCGCTGGATGTCCACCTTATGATTGACAAGCCCGAGTTATTTATTGAGAAGTTCGCCGGGGCGGGCGCCGATATCCTGACGGTGCATGTGGAAGCATGCCCTCACCTGGATGGCACACTTAACAGCATCAAGAAGCTGGGGATAAAAGCGGGCATCTCGCTCAATCCGGCCACGCCACTATCCTCGCTGGACGAGGTCTTGCCCCTGGCCGACTTATTGCTGTTGATGACAGTTAATCCGGGTTTCGGCGGGCAGAAGTTCATCGCGGGAATGGCCGATAAAATAGTCAGGCTGAGGCAAATACTCTATAATAGAAAATCCAGTGCCGAGCTTGAGGTTGATGGCGGGATAACCACTAAGACGGCCCCTGTCGCTGTAAGCGCTGGTGCGGATGTCCTGGTGGCCGGTTCCGCCATTCTTAATTCAAGCTTGGGTATAGGCGCAGCGATAAAAGAGCTGAGGAATTCTGTATGTTAG
- the rpmB gene encoding 50S ribosomal protein L28, which produces MAIKCDICGKTLRFGNRISHSKQHTRRTWLPNVQPTTFNINGTAVRLNLCTRCIRTRNKVAR; this is translated from the coding sequence TTGGCTATCAAATGTGATATCTGCGGAAAAACGCTGCGGTTCGGCAACAGGATCAGCCACTCTAAACAGCATACCAGGCGGACATGGCTTCCCAACGTCCAGCCCACTACATTCAACATCAACGGGACCGCCGTCCGGCTCAACCTGTGTACCAGGTGCATCAGGACCAGAAACAAAGTCGCCCGCTAA
- a CDS encoding DAK2 domain-containing protein, which translates to MKQSWDGKDLRDMFAAGSNWLEKSVAEVNAINVFPVPDGDTGTNMLLTLRSVIEEADRATDSTVGVMAKAMSHGALLGARGNSGVILAQIFRGMAKGFDGKAQFNGTDWAAALVQAAKTAREGLSNPVEGTILTVIGDAAGTGQQYADKHPDDLVAIIDETVKEARESVARTPTLLPVLMEAGVVDAGGQGLYILLDGALRYLKGELEDLQFRKPQMVSANITATRNVNVISVDEDEAYGYCTNFLLEGTNLDPEKIRRKLEDRGQSLVVAGDETAVRVHIHSYDPGGILAYATTLGTLHQIQIQNMDDQHVGFKEMQKQKAMPTDIAVVAVAFGAGMIKLYESLGAVVVKGGQTMNPSVKEILAAVEAVEPDKVILLPNNKNIILTASQIKELTRKSVEVIPSRTIPQGITALMIFNYESTLEENIKSMSEAIKSVKTVEVTTAARSTQIHGLKIKQGQAIGIIDDTDLVAAGDDVQDVLVRSLDKGGIGAVEMITIYYGADLPGEQAEEVVKQLKEKYPGKQFELVSGGQPHYFYVVSLE; encoded by the coding sequence ATGAAACAGTCCTGGGACGGCAAAGACCTCAGAGATATGTTTGCGGCCGGCAGCAACTGGCTGGAGAAGAGCGTCGCCGAGGTCAATGCCATCAACGTCTTTCCGGTCCCCGACGGCGATACGGGCACCAACATGCTGCTTACCCTCAGGTCGGTTATCGAAGAAGCGGACAGGGCTACCGATAGTACTGTGGGCGTAATGGCCAAAGCCATGTCGCACGGAGCGCTTCTCGGCGCCAGGGGCAACTCCGGCGTGATCCTGGCCCAGATCTTTCGAGGCATGGCCAAGGGATTCGACGGGAAAGCTCAATTCAACGGCACGGACTGGGCCGCAGCTCTGGTGCAGGCGGCCAAGACGGCGCGGGAGGGCCTTTCCAATCCCGTCGAAGGCACTATACTGACGGTTATAGGGGATGCCGCCGGCACAGGCCAGCAGTATGCGGACAAGCACCCTGATGACCTGGTGGCCATTATCGATGAGACGGTCAAGGAAGCCCGTGAGTCTGTCGCCAGGACCCCCACGCTGCTGCCCGTGCTGATGGAAGCCGGCGTGGTGGACGCCGGCGGCCAGGGATTGTACATATTACTGGATGGCGCCCTGAGATATCTTAAAGGTGAACTGGAGGACCTGCAGTTCCGCAAACCCCAGATGGTCAGCGCCAACATCACAGCGACCAGGAACGTCAACGTGATCTCTGTGGATGAGGATGAAGCCTACGGATATTGCACCAATTTCCTGCTGGAGGGAACGAACCTGGACCCCGAGAAGATCCGGCGTAAGCTCGAGGACAGGGGGCAGTCGCTGGTAGTGGCGGGCGATGAGACCGCCGTGCGCGTGCATATTCACTCGTACGATCCAGGGGGTATTCTGGCCTACGCCACGACGCTGGGCACCCTTCACCAGATACAGATCCAGAACATGGATGACCAGCACGTCGGATTCAAGGAGATGCAGAAGCAAAAAGCCATGCCCACGGATATAGCGGTAGTGGCCGTTGCTTTTGGCGCGGGCATGATCAAATTATATGAGAGCCTGGGCGCCGTGGTGGTGAAGGGCGGGCAGACCATGAATCCCAGCGTTAAGGAGATACTGGCTGCTGTTGAAGCCGTCGAGCCGGATAAGGTCATATTGTTGCCCAATAATAAAAACATCATACTGACAGCCTCACAGATTAAAGAGTTGACCAGGAAATCGGTGGAGGTTATTCCGAGCCGCACGATACCCCAGGGCATCACAGCCCTGATGATTTTCAACTACGAGAGCACGCTGGAAGAGAACATTAAGTCGATGAGCGAGGCCATTAAATCGGTCAAGACAGTCGAGGTTACCACGGCTGCCAGATCGACCCAGATACACGGGCTTAAGATTAAGCAGGGGCAGGCCATCGGCATAATCGATGACACGGATCTCGTGGCGGCGGGCGATGACGTTCAAGATGTGCTTGTGCGGAGCCTCGATAAAGGCGGGATCGGTGCGGTCGAGATGATCACCATATATTACGGTGCTGATTTGCCGGGTGAGCAGGCTGAGGAGGTGGTCAAACAATTAAAGGAGAAGTATCCGGGCAAACAGTTCGAGTTGGTCAGCGGAGGACAACCCCACTATTTCTATGTAGTATCTCTGGAATAA
- a CDS encoding DegV family protein, which yields MIKLVTDSTCDIPADLIKKYAITIVPINVLFGNETYRDGIDINAEQFYKKLVESKVHPTTSAQSPGYFSELFTRLSKETDEILLILFSSKISATYESAIQAKALVGDICKIEIVDSLQTCGGLGLPVIKAAEMIQSGAKLADIVASVNDMCSRSHSYMVFDTLEYLRKGGRIGRAQALLGGLLKITPILTLREGIVTPVQRTRSRTQAIDALVNLVKGANKIEGLMLQHATTPDELEILAKRVAEFYPREKTVFSTVNSVIGAHVGPHVLCVNFIEGK from the coding sequence ATGATTAAACTTGTTACCGACAGCACCTGTGATATCCCGGCGGATCTAATCAAAAAGTACGCCATCACTATCGTGCCCATCAACGTTCTTTTCGGAAATGAGACTTACCGGGACGGCATAGACATCAATGCAGAGCAGTTTTACAAGAAGCTGGTGGAGTCCAAGGTACATCCCACGACTTCGGCGCAGTCACCGGGATACTTTTCCGAGCTGTTCACCCGGCTATCCAAGGAAACCGATGAGATTCTACTGATACTGTTTTCCAGCAAGATCAGCGCTACTTACGAGAGCGCCATCCAGGCCAAGGCTCTGGTAGGCGATATCTGTAAAATCGAGATCGTGGATTCACTGCAGACCTGCGGTGGATTGGGCCTGCCCGTTATCAAAGCAGCGGAGATGATTCAGAGCGGCGCCAAGCTGGCGGATATTGTTGCATCCGTGAATGACATGTGCTCCCGGTCCCATTCTTATATGGTCTTTGATACGCTGGAGTACCTGCGCAAGGGTGGCAGGATCGGACGCGCACAGGCCTTACTGGGTGGATTGCTCAAGATAACCCCCATCCTGACGCTACGCGAAGGCATTGTGACTCCGGTGCAGCGGACAAGGAGCAGAACTCAGGCTATCGATGCTCTGGTCAATCTGGTAAAGGGCGCTAACAAAATCGAGGGCCTGATGCTCCAGCATGCCACCACGCCGGACGAGCTGGAGATACTGGCCAAGAGGGTCGCCGAGTTTTATCCCAGGGAAAAAACTGTTTTCAGCACGGTTAATTCAGTGATCGGCGCCCATGTCGGACCCCATGTGCTCTGTGTGAATTTCATCGAGGGCAAATAG
- the recG gene encoding ATP-dependent DNA helicase RecG: MTQPVVENAATFRTVLNLEARGGYNNRAVIGGLDKYVARWISQIPSGHDYFLAHPQLKTLLLGKPSYAEKNVDERRKWVEQVLRELDSTESSRKVGVQTSKASLQRAKAASGKTVSTAVATESLDLQASRIKGIGDAVAARLARLGVASIRDLLYFFPRRFMDFSRRCTVSTLETGKEQTIFVDVWEARQVMLGRMKSSEAVLGDETGNVRAVWFNQPWVAKQLKVNTKIAVSGRVGEFNYGKVFENPEWEIVDDRELLHTGRMVPVYPLTGGLFPRQVRAVVRKALDVYLTALPEFLPLPVRQRCGLMDLRDAIMQAHYPSDYAAQNRSRQRLAFDELFLLQIGVLNKKRDWQEDQPGRGFHIKREDIQGFIGTLPFKLTAAQVRVIEEICRDLEQDVPMSRLLQGDVGSGKTVVATIALLAAVTNGCQGALMAPTEILAEQHFSTLQKLLSAISEESNAESNICIFKGIMGREIRIALLTGSLSAADKARTHELVKRGSVDIVVGTHALVQRGVKFASLGLAVIDEQHRFGVLQRSALKQKGYNPHLLVMTATPIPRTLALTLFGDLDISTIDEMPAGRLIIKTRWLKPEDRQRAYNFIKKQAAEGRQSFIICPLIEESESLDAKAAVAEYKHLSSDVFPDLKLGLLHGRMKNADKESVMRDFKDGSLDILVSTSVVEVGIDVPNATVMLVEAADRFGLSQLHQFRGRVGRGEVQSYCILLSENPSEYGQERLKAIEELTDGFALAEKDLELRGPGEFFGTRQSGLPDLKMAKLSDTRLLEMARREARMIFEKDPGLSAAENGLLALEYHRIWHKSIENN, from the coding sequence ATGACACAGCCTGTTGTTGAAAACGCTGCCACTTTCAGGACTGTATTGAATCTGGAAGCCAGAGGCGGTTATAACAACCGCGCTGTAATCGGCGGCCTCGACAAATACGTGGCCAGGTGGATTTCGCAAATCCCATCCGGCCACGATTATTTTCTGGCTCATCCGCAATTAAAGACGCTGCTGCTCGGCAAGCCTTCCTACGCTGAGAAGAATGTCGATGAGAGGCGGAAATGGGTGGAACAGGTATTGAGGGAACTGGACAGCACAGAGAGTTCTCGTAAGGTTGGAGTGCAGACGAGCAAAGCGTCCTTGCAGAGAGCGAAGGCGGCGTCCGGTAAGACGGTATCCACTGCGGTGGCAACCGAATCTCTGGATTTGCAGGCATCCAGGATAAAAGGCATAGGCGATGCAGTTGCGGCACGATTGGCCAGACTGGGCGTGGCCAGTATAAGGGATCTTCTTTATTTCTTCCCGAGGCGTTTCATGGACTTCAGCCGGCGCTGCACCGTATCCACGCTCGAAACAGGCAAAGAGCAGACGATTTTCGTCGATGTGTGGGAAGCGCGTCAGGTCATGCTGGGCCGCATGAAGAGCAGCGAGGCCGTGCTGGGTGATGAGACCGGCAATGTGCGGGCTGTGTGGTTTAATCAGCCCTGGGTGGCAAAACAGCTCAAAGTAAATACTAAAATAGCCGTCAGCGGTAGAGTGGGAGAATTCAATTACGGTAAGGTTTTTGAAAATCCCGAGTGGGAGATTGTTGACGATCGTGAGCTCCTGCACACCGGTCGCATGGTCCCCGTCTATCCCCTGACCGGCGGCCTCTTTCCCAGGCAGGTGCGGGCTGTAGTGAGAAAGGCGCTGGATGTATATCTGACGGCTCTACCCGAGTTTCTGCCGTTACCCGTCCGGCAGCGCTGCGGGCTGATGGACCTGCGGGACGCGATAATGCAGGCGCATTATCCCTCTGACTATGCAGCGCAGAACAGGTCGCGGCAGCGGCTGGCTTTCGATGAGCTTTTCCTGCTGCAGATCGGTGTGCTCAATAAGAAGCGCGACTGGCAGGAGGATCAGCCGGGCCGGGGATTCCATATAAAGAGGGAAGATATTCAAGGATTCATCGGGACGCTGCCCTTCAAACTGACTGCGGCCCAGGTCAGGGTCATAGAAGAAATATGCCGGGACCTCGAGCAAGACGTACCGATGTCGCGCTTGCTGCAGGGCGATGTGGGCAGCGGCAAGACGGTGGTGGCAACCATAGCACTGCTGGCTGCGGTTACCAACGGATGCCAGGGCGCGCTGATGGCGCCCACCGAGATACTGGCTGAGCAGCATTTCTCGACATTACAGAAGCTGCTGTCAGCCATTTCAGAGGAAAGCAATGCGGAATCGAATATCTGTATCTTCAAGGGAATCATGGGTCGCGAAATCAGGATCGCTCTTTTAACGGGCAGCCTGTCTGCCGCAGATAAAGCCAGGACGCATGAACTGGTAAAGCGGGGATCGGTGGACATCGTGGTGGGTACTCATGCGCTGGTACAGAGGGGGGTAAAATTTGCGTCCCTGGGGCTGGCCGTAATAGATGAACAACACCGCTTCGGCGTACTGCAGCGCTCAGCTTTGAAACAGAAAGGTTACAATCCACATCTTCTGGTTATGACGGCCACTCCCATACCGAGGACACTGGCGCTAACGCTCTTCGGCGATCTGGACATCTCGACGATAGACGAGATGCCGGCCGGCCGGCTGATAATAAAAACGCGCTGGCTGAAGCCTGAGGACCGCCAGCGCGCATATAATTTTATAAAAAAGCAGGCCGCCGAGGGGCGACAGTCCTTCATTATTTGCCCCCTGATCGAGGAGTCCGAGAGCCTTGACGCTAAGGCGGCGGTAGCGGAATACAAGCACCTGTCGAGCGATGTTTTCCCCGATCTAAAATTGGGGCTGCTCCACGGCAGGATGAAGAATGCCGATAAAGAATCCGTCATGCGCGATTTCAAGGACGGCAGCCTGGATATACTGGTATCCACCTCGGTGGTGGAGGTTGGCATAGACGTGCCCAATGCCACCGTGATGCTGGTTGAGGCGGCGGACCGTTTCGGTCTCTCTCAGCTGCACCAGTTTCGGGGCAGGGTTGGAAGGGGTGAGGTCCAGAGCTATTGCATCCTGCTGTCGGAGAACCCCTCGGAATACGGACAGGAAAGGCTGAAGGCCATCGAGGAACTGACAGACGGCTTCGCCCTGGCCGAAAAGGACCTGGAGTTGCGCGGGCCCGGCGAGTTTTTCGGTACCCGGCAGAGCGGACTGCCCGATCTTAAGATGGCAAAGTTATCGGATACACGCTTGTTGGAGATGGCGCGCAGGGAGGCCCGCATGATATTTGAAAAAGACCCCGGACTTTCCGCCGCCGAAAATGGGCTGTTAGCTTTGGAGTATCATAGAATCTGGCATAAAAGCATAGAAAACAATTAA